A genome region from Camelina sativa cultivar DH55 chromosome 10, Cs, whole genome shotgun sequence includes the following:
- the LOC104718231 gene encoding protein BREAST CANCER SUSCEPTIBILITY 1 homolog has protein sequence MADTSHLEKMGRELKCPICLSLFNSAVSLSCNHVFCNACIVKSMKMDATCPVCKIPYHRREIRGAPHMDSLVSICKNMEDASGVNLFVSQNNPSPSDKEKHVSNDSIEKANDKKRQVSSRKGRASKRKEYGKTKETELDAPGPIVMKPSSQTKKRVQLLKNLSSESLTKPTESTDVAGNNKDYTEKTVIRLDEHPCLNKEGDLPPFFWLRDEVDGESSSQRTQSDQLLDTTPVDVPSFSDLMDSDHESPSKADEQDKPNPGDMFDSEMFEWTQRPCSPEILPSPVKAKVPSKGEVDLTQKKLATVAVSKCKTRKAGSARNTVTRGSVGVSLVENMDSAAVANISEKQDSRSTSGTIIRNDESPDENVKAKRTTRSKCQSSRVQSDLNVSKEAAGQQGTKRKRSSIKSSPAHPIEGSNELSLETEVVGKGDQDRAHGSSDTHPEKQCPTEKPTVKKRGRKSNASSALKDLSGKTQKKTSEKRLKLDFHLISSKATQSDGHGILTDELNQVGDKQVTTNKKKCTVDEDNHTMQVLEKCSGINKSSSGGSAHLQRCGEPSTKKFACAFCHSSEDTEASGEMAHYHRGEPVSADFNGGSKVIHVHKNCAEWAPNVYFNNLTALNLDVELTRSRRISCTCCRLKGAALGCYNKSCKNSFHVTCAKLIPECRWDNENFVMLCPLDASMKLPCEETNSKERKCKRAPKGSLPSEPNQISRKTDIAELQSKHFRGSSKKLVLSCSGLTVEEKTIITEFAELSGVTISKKWEPTVTHVIASINENGACKRTLKFMMAILEGKWILTIDWIKACMKNTKYVSEEPYEITMDVHGIREGPYLGRQRALNKKPKLFNGLKFYIVGDFEVAYKGYLQDLIVAAGGTILRRRPVSNDNDEASTIIVFGVEPSKKKTLTQRRSDAEALAKSARARAASSSWVLDSIAGCQILDLI, from the exons ATGGCGGACACAAGTCATCTGGAGAAGATGGGAAGAGAACTCAAGTGCCCTATTTG CTTGAGTCTATTTAATTCAGCAGTTTCACTTTCGTGCAACCATGTCTTTTGCAA tgcGTGTATAGTTAAATCTATGAAAATGGATGCTACTTGCCCAGTTTGTAAAATCCCATACCACCGTAGAG AGATTCGTGGTGCTCCTCATATGGATAGCTTGGTGAGTATTTGCAAGAACATGGAAGATGCTTCTGGTGTCAACTTATTCGTTAGCCAGAATAATCCATCACCATCAG ATAAAGAAAAGCATGTGAGCAATGATTCCATTGAAAAGGCAAATGATAAGAAACGACAGGTATCATCTAGGAAGGGCCGAGCATCCAAGAGGAAAGAGTATGGGAAAACCAAGGAAACAGAACTAGATGCACCTGGGCCTATTGTTATGAAACCTTCAtcccaaacaaagaaaagggtGCAGCTGCTGAAGAATCTTTCTTCTGAAAGTTTAACTAAACCTACTGAGTCTACTGATGTAGCTGGAAATAACAAGGATTACACTGAGAAAACTGTGATTCGTTTGGATGAGCATCCATGTCTGAATAAAGAAGGAGATCTGCCACCCTTCTTTTGGTTGAGAGATGAAGTTGATGGAGAGAGCTCAAGTCAGCGCACACAAAGTGATCAACTTTTAGATACTACACCTGTTGATGTTCCCTCTTTCAGCGATTTGATGGACTCAGATCATGAGAGCCCATCAAAG GCAGATGAGCAAGATAAGCCCAATCCAGGAGACATGTTCGACAGCGAAATGTTTGAATGGACTCAGAGGCCTTGTTCCCCGGAGATTCTACCTAGTCCTGTGAAGGCCAAG GTCCCAAGTAAAGGTGAGGTTGATCTCACTCAAAAGAAACTAGCTACAGTAGCAGTATCCAAATGTAAAACCCGCAAAGCAGGAAGTGCAAGAAATACAGTTACTAGAGGAAGCGTTGGGGTTTCACTGGTGGAAAACATGGACTCAGCTGCAGTAGCAAACATTAGTGAGAAACAAGATAGTCGTTCGACTTCTGGCACAATAATCAGGAATGATGAGAGTCCTGATGAAAATGTGAAAGCTAAAAGGACTACAAGAAGCAAGTGTCAGAGTTCACGAGTTCAGTCTGATCTAAATGTATCCAAGGAAGCAGCTGGGCAACAGGGGACAAAGAGgaaaagatctagcattaaatCCTCTCCAGCTCACCCGATCGAAGGATCTAATGAGCTCTCACTTGAAACAGAAGTTGTGGGAAAGGGGGATCAGGATCGAGCCCATGGTTCATCTGATACACATCCTGAAAAACAATGTCCCACCGAGAAACCCACTGTGAAGAAGAGGGGAAGGAAGTCCAATGCAAGCTCCGCTTTAAAAGATCTATCTGGGAAAACTCAAAAGAAGACTTCAGAAAAGAGATTGAAACTAGATTTCCATCTGATCTCAAGCAAAGCTACACAATCGGATGGACATGGTATCCTAACTGATGAGTTGAATCAAGTGGGTGATAAACAAGTTACAACGAACAAAAAGAAATGCACTGTGGATGAAGACAATCACACCATGCAAGTTTTGGAGAAATGCTCAGGGATAAACAAGTCTTCATCTGGAGGTAGTGCACATTTGCAACGATGTGGTGAACCTTCAACAAAGAAATTCGCATGTGCCTTTTGTCACTCTTCAGAAGACACAGAG GCTTCAGGAGAAATGGCTCATTACCACAGAGGTGAACCTGTCTCTGCAGATTTTAATGGTGGGTCTAAAGTCATACATGTTCACAAAAACTGTGCTGAATG GGCTCCAAATGTATACTTCAACAACCTTACCGCACTGAATCTTGATGTGGAGTTGACAAGAAGCCGGAGAATAAGTTGCACCTGCTGTAGGCTTAAAGGCGCAGCACTTGGTTGTTACAATAAAAGTTGCAAGAATAGTTTTCATGTTACGTGTGCAAAATTAATACCAGAATGCAGATGGGATAAT GAAAACTTTGTTATGCTATGCCCTTTGGATGCATCCATGAAGCTTCCCTGTGAAGAGACTAATTCAAAAGAACGAAAATGCAAGCGTGCTCCTAAAGG ATCATTGCCCTCTGAGCCTAACCAAATTTCTAGAAAAACTGACATCGCTGAGCTCCAGAGCAAGCATTTCCGTGGATCATCCAAGAAATTGGTCTTATCCTGTTCAGGGCTCACAGTGGAAGAGAag ACTATTATAACAGAATTTGCGGAACTGTCTGGAGTTACAATCTCAAAAAAATGGGAGCCAACTGTTACACATGTCATTGCATCAATCAATGAAAATGGAGCTTGCAAAAGGACCCTTAAATTTATGATGGCAATTCTGGAGGGGAAATGGATACTAACCATTGATT GGATTAAGGCCTgtatgaaaaatacaaaatatgtaaGCGAGGAGCCGTATGAAATTACCATGGATGTTCATGGAATACGAGAAGGTCCTTATCTTGGAAGACAAAGAGCTTTGAACAAG aaaccaaaactttttaatGGACTAAAGTTTTACATTGTGGGAGATTTCGAGGTTGCCTACAAAGGGTATCTACAAGATCTGATTGTAGCAGCAGGAGGAACAATCCTGCGCAGGCGGCCTGTTtctaatgataatgatgaagcTTCAACTATCATAGTGTTCGGTGTTGAGCCTAGCAAGAAGAAAACTCTGACCCAGAGAAGATCTGATGCTGAAGCCTTGGCTAAATCTGCTAGAGCCAGAGCTGCAAGCAGTTCATGGGTTTTGGATTCTATTGCAGGTTGCCAAATTTTAGACTTGATATAA
- the LOC104718235 gene encoding uncharacterized protein ECU03_1610-like, producing MAAMQLTRTALFGLSKAFPGIKAPATLAASTRKISRVCFASSVSHSEGRNPQDNARDSRADSAYGSQKWREDTGENYAQAAKDKANEGASKAADKAYETKEQAKDKAYETKEQAKDTAYNAKETAKDYAERTKDKVNEGAAKAADKAEDTKERAEDYAEDTMDDAKAKARDAKEKVKEYGEDTKEKAEGIKETVKGKAEELGEKTKETVKGAWESTKNAAQTVTEAVVGPEDDAEKARADIDKSVEDHTKSKWKKQEEKDRKDDDFITFN from the exons ATGGCGGCTATGCAACTAACAAGAACTGCTCTCTTTGGTCTCTCAAAGGCTTTCCCTGGAATCAAAGCTCCGGCAACTCTCGCTGCTTCTACTAGAAAAATCTCTCGCGTCTGCTTCGCCTCCTCCGTTAGCCATTCCGAg GGGAGAAATCCGCAAGATAACGCTAGAGATTCGAGGGCTGATTCAGCTTACGGTTCACAGAAATGGAGGGAGGATACTGGAGAAAACTATGCCCAAGCGGCTAAAGACAAGGCTAACGAAGGAGCCAGCAAAGCTGCTGATAAAGCCTACGAGACAAAAGAGCAAGCAAAGGATAAAGCCTACGAAACAAAAGAGCAAGCAAAGGACACAGCGTACAATGCAAAAGAGACGGCTAAGGATTATGCGGAACGAACTAAAGACAAGGTGAATGAAGGTGCGGCTAAGGCAGCGGATAAAGCTgaagatacaaaagaaagagCCGAGGATTATGCTGAGGATACAATGGACGACGCAAAAGCGAAAGCTCGAGATGCGAAAGAGAAGGTCAAAGAGTATGGAGAAGATACTAAGGAGAAGGCAGAAGGGATTAAGGAGACTGTGAAGGGTAAAGCTGAGGAGCTTGGAGAGAAAACGAAGGAGACTGTGAAAGGAGCTTGGGAGAGTACCAAAAATGCTGCTCAAACCGTGACTGAAGCTGTGGTTGGGCCGGAAGATGATGCGGAGAAGGCACGGGCTGATATCGATAAAAGCGTGGAAGATCATACCAAGTCGAAATGGAAGaaacaagaggagaaagatCGGAAAGACGATGATTTCATAACATTTAACTAA
- the LOC104718234 gene encoding LOW QUALITY PROTEIN: dof zinc finger protein DOF4.4-like (The sequence of the model RefSeq protein was modified relative to this genomic sequence to represent the inferred CDS: deleted 2 bases in 1 codon) — protein MDNVSVLAKGENQLNGEKPPPEVCARCSSNNTKFCYYNNYSMSQPRYFCKECRRYWTQGGTLRNVPVGGGCRKPKRPRIEHSSVSQVASFENQPVNHQPFRLVHENNESVGLFGGSTSSSSSPAAVAAVLGKHLGYLAEFRGVTNVPQVRGLRPVLLDRLDFGEDSFQQDFYDFGNDLIGNPFINQSIGGGYANNHNSYFINQVHQQVEPKL, from the exons ATGGATAACGTGAGTGTTTTGGCAAAGGGAGAGAACCAACTGAACGGAGAGAAGCCCCCACCGGAAGTGTGTGCAAGGTGTAGCTCTAACAACACAAAGTTCTGCTACTATAACAACTATAGCATGTCTCAGCCGCGCTACTTCTGCAAGGAATGTCGTCGATACTGGACTCAAGGTGGGACTTTGAGGAACGTCCCGGTTGGTGGAGGTTGCCGTAAGCCCAAGCGTCCAAGGATAGAACACTCCTCTGTTTCTCAGGTGGCTTCCTTTGAGAACCAACCAGTTAATCATCAACCTTTCAGACTTGTTCATGAAAACAACGAGTCTGTTGGACTTTTTGGTggttctacttcttcttcctcttctcctgcTGCTGTTGCTGCCGTTCTTGGGAAGCATTTGGGTTATTTGGCTGAGTTTCGTGGTGTAACCAATGTGCCTCAAGTTCGAGGTCTTCGACCTGTACTGCTGGATCGCTTGGATTTTGGTGAGGACTCGTTTCAACAAGATTTTTACGATTTTGGCAATGATTTGATTGGTAATCCTTTTATCAACCAATCAATTGGTGGTGGATATGCTAATAATCATAACAGTTATTTCATAAATCAAGTGCATCAG CAAGTGGAACCAAAGCTTTGA
- the LOC104718232 gene encoding hydroxyproline O-galactosyltransferase GALT2-like, with protein MGNLNLRHRPLRTGKWAVTWEEWPEAVYPPYANGPGYIISINIAKYIVSQNSRQKLRLFKMEDVSMGMWVEKFNASMQPVEYSHSWKFCQYGCTLNYYTAHYQSPSQMICLWDNLLKGRAQCCNFR; from the exons ATGGGAAATCTAAATCTTCGACATCGTCCTCTTAGAACTGGCAAGTGGGCAGTTACATGGGAG GAGTGGCCAGAAGCTGTCTACCCTCCTTACGCCAATGGACCCGGATACATAATTTCAATCAACATTGCTAAATATATTGTTTCTCAGAATTCAAGGCAAAAGCTTAGG CTGTTCAAGATGGAAGATGTGAGCATGGGAATGTGGGTGGAGAAATTCAACGCCTCAATGCAGCCTGTTGAATACTCACACAGCTGGAAGTTTTGCCAATACGGATGCACACTGAACTACTACACTGCACATTACCAATCTCCGAGTCAGATGATATGCTTGTGGGATAATTTGTTGAAAGGCCGAGCACAATGTTGCAATTTCAGATGA
- the LOC104720218 gene encoding hydroxyproline O-galactosyltransferase GALT2-like encodes MKRVKSESFRGVYSSRRFKLSHFLLAVAGFYLVFLAFKFPHFIETVTMLSGDTGLDGALRDTTGFDVSLSGSLRSDMLDRKLEDEEIQSGPSTTHNAPQEEKFSGSKPIQPLRYGRISGEVMRRRNRTIHMSPFERMADEAWMLGSKAWEDVAKFEVENIEESPSMYRGKVESCPSQISMNGDDLNEANRXHSLTSFKFPHFIETVTMLSGDTGLDGALRDTTGFDVSLSGSLRSDMLDRKLEDEEIQSGPSTTHNAPQEEKFSGSKPIQPLRYGRISGEMRLGCLDPRLGXSDVVARFFVALLNPRIKGDWNHRPVIEHNTCYRMQWGVAQRCDGTPSKKDTDMLVDGFRRCEKWTKDDIIDMVDSKESKTTSWFKRFIGREQKPEVTWSFPFAEGRVFVLTLRAGIDGFHINVGGRHVSSFPYRPGFTIEDATGLAIIGDVDIHSVHATSLSTSHPSFSPQKAIEFSSEWKAPPLPGTPFRLFMGVLSATNHFAERMAVRKTWMQHPSIKSSDVVARFFVALNARKEVNAMLKKEAEYFGDIVILPFMDRYELVVLKTIAICEFGVQNVTAPYIMKCDDDTFIRVESILKQIDRVSPEKSLYMGNLNLRHRPLRTGKWAVTWEEWPEAVYPPYANGPGYIISINIAKYIVSQNSRQKLRLFKMEDVSMGMWVEKFNASMQPVEYSHSWKFCQYGCTLNYYTAHYQSPSQMICLWDNLLKGRAQCCNFR; translated from the exons ATGAAAAGGGTAAAAAGCGAATCTTTTAGAGGGGTTTATAGTTCTAGGAGGTTCAAGTTGTCACATTTCTTGCTAGCTGTAGCTGGGTTTTACTTGGTTTTCTTAGCGTTTAAGTTCCCACATTTCATCGAGACGGTTACTATGTTAAGTGGGGATACTGGTTTAGATGGGGCGTTAAGGGATACTACTGGTTTTGATGTTAGTTTAAGCGGGTCTTTACGCAGTGACATGTTAGATAGGAAgctagaagatgaagagattcAAAGTGGGCCTTCTACTACTCATAATGCGCCACAAGAAGAGAAGTTTAGTGGATCTAAACCGATTCAGCCACTTCGGTATGGTCGAATATCGGGAGAGGTTATGAGACGTAGAAATAGAACTATCCATATGTCACCTTTTGAAAGAATGGCAGATGAGGCTTGGATGCTTGGATCCAAGGCTTGGGAAGATGTTGCTAAGTTTGAGGTTGAAAACATTGAAGAGAGTCCTTCCATGTACCGAGGGAAGGTCGAATCTTGTCCTTCTCAGATCTCAATGAATGGAGATGACTTGAATGAAGCCAATAGGATNCATTCATTAACTT CGTTTAAGTTCCCACATTTCATCGAGACGGTTACTATGTTAAGTGGGGATACTGGTTTAGATGGGGCGTTAAGGGATACTACTGGTTTTGATGTTAGTTTAAGCGGGTCTTTACGCAGTGACATGTTAGATAGGAAgctagaagatgaagagattcAAAGTGGGCCTTCTACTACTCATAATGCGCCACAAGAAGAGAAGTTTAGTGGATCTAAACCGATTCAGCCACTTCGGTATGGTCGAATATCGGGAGAG ATGAGGCTTGGATGCTTGGATCCAAGGCTTGGGNCTTCAGATGTAGTAGCACGATTCTTTGTTGCACTT TTGAACCCTAGAATTAAAGGTGATTGGAATCACCGGCCAGTCATTGAACACAATACATGTTATAGGATGCAGTGGGGGGTTGCTCAAAGATGTGATGGCACTCCATCCAAGAAGGACACAGACATGCTTG TTGATGGATTCCGTAGATGTGAAAAGTGGACAAAGGATGACATAATTGACATGGTGGACTCAAAGGAATCGAAGACAACTTCTTGGTTCAAACGGTTTATAGGACGTGAACAGAAACCTGAGGTCACTTGGTCATTCCCTTTTGCGGAAGGCCGAGTCTTTGTCCTAACTTTGCGAGCTGGAATTGATGGTTTCCATATAAATGTTGGAGGAAGGCATGTGTCTTCATTCCCTTATCGACCG GGGTTTACCATAGAAGATGCCACAGGGCTGGCAATTATTGGAGATGTTGATATTCACTCTGTTCATGCTACTTCTCTTTCAACATCTCATCCGAGTTTCTCACCTCAGAAAGCAATAGAGTTTTCTTCAGAATGGAAAGCTCCTCCATTGCCTGGCACTCCTTTTCGCCTTTTCATGGGTGTTCTATCAGCAACTAACCATTTTGCAGAGCGCATGGCAGTGAGAAAGACATGGATGCAACATCCTTCGATTAAATCTTCAGATGTAGTAGCACGATTCTTTGTTGCACTT AACGCAAGAAAAGAAGTCAATGCAATGCTGAAGAAAGAGGCTGAATATTTTGGAGACATTGTGATTCTGCCCTTTATGGATCGTTACGAGCTTGTGGTCCTTAAGACAATTGCTATTTGTGAATTTGGG GTCCAGAATGTGACAGCTCCATATATAATGAAATGTGACGATGACACATTCATCAGAGTGGaatcaattttgaaacaaaTCGATCGAGTCTCTCCGGAAAAATCACTCTATATGGGAAATCTAAATCTTCGACATCGTCCTCTTAGAACTGGCAAGTGGGCAGTTACATGGGAG GAGTGGCCAGAAGCTGTCTACCCTCCTTACGCCAATGGACCCGGATACATAATTTCAATCAACATTGCTAAATATATTGTTTCTCAGAATTCAAGGCAAAAGCTTAGG CTGTTCAAGATGGAAGATGTGAGCATGGGAATGTGGGTGGAGAAATTCAACGCCTCAATGCAGCCTGTTGAATACTCACACAGCTGGAAGTTTTGCCAATACGGATGCACACTGAACTACTACACTGCACATTACCAATCTCCGAGTCAGATGATATGCTTGTGGGATAATTTGTTGAAAGGCCGAGCACAATGTTGCAATTTCAGATGA